A stretch of DNA from Streptomyces venezuelae:
TGGACGTCCATGCACCGGCCGAGGGCGCGGACGGTGCCGTCGCTCTCGAGCTTCCAGGCTTGTGCGTCGGTGCCGTTGCAGTCGTAGATCTGGATGGGGGTGCCGTCGGTCCGGCCGGCGCCCTTGACGTCCAGACACTTGCCGGAGTGCACGCCGACGATCTGGCCGGAGCCGGCGGGCGGCGCCGGGACGCAGTAGATCTCCACGGCCACCTGGTAGTAGCCGTTTCCACCGATGGGCATCGCGTGCGGGCCGGCGGAGCGGGCGCACCGGGAGGTCTGGTAGCCCTCGTTGACGGCCTGGGCGTAGGCGCTGTCCCAGGAGGCCCGGGTGGCGATGTTGAGGGGGCCGTAGCCGTGGCCGACGAAGTACTTGGCGGCGGAGGGCTCGGCGGTGGCCGCGGCCGGGGCGGTGACCGCCGTGGGAGCGGCGGCGGGAACGGGGGCGGCGGCGGCCTGGCCGGCGAAGAGGGTCGCGGCGGCGAGGAGGGTCGCGGCTGCCGTCGGCAGCCATCGGGCCAGCTTCACAAGAGGTCCTTTCACGGATGCACGGATACACGGGTGCACAGGTGCACAGGTGGAGTGGAACGGGAGGGTGGAACCGCCGGGCCCGCGGTGTGTCCGACCCTAGCCACGGAACCCGCCCTCGGAGTCTCACCGGGGTATCAACTCCGGCCGCCGAACGGCCTGTTCCGGCCGTGACGGGAACTGATCGCGCTGGGTATCGTCCCGGGTCCGTGGAGTGCACCGATGATCTCGCCCGGCTGCGGGCCGCCCTCGCCCTTCCCGGCCTGGTCAACCTGACCGGCGCGCTGGGGCTGGGGAAGAGCCGGCTGGCCCGGCAGCTGCCCGTGTCCGCCGTCGTGGACCCGGCCGCCGCCGGGAGCCCGGCGGCGCTGGCGGCCCAGGCCGCGCTGCCGGCAGGCCTGCTGCTGGTCGACGGGGTGGACGGGCCGGACCGGCGGGCCGCCCTGGCCGCGGCACTGCAGGAGGTTCCGGTACGCCGCCCGGTGCTGCTGGTCAGCCGGCTGCCGCTGCGGGCGGCTGCGGGCTGGACCGAACTCGCCCCGGCCACCGTGGCGGTCGGCCCCCGGCTCCCGGCGGCGGTCGAGGCACAGGCCCGGGCTGCCGGGGTCACCGATGCGCAGGCTCTGGAGCTGGTGCTGCGGCTGGCCGGCGGGGTGCCGCTGCTGGCGGAACTGGCCTGCCGGGCGCTGCACGCCGGGATCGGTCCGGAGGTGCCGGGCGC
This window harbors:
- a CDS encoding RICIN domain-containing protein — encoded protein: MKGPLVKLARWLPTAAATLLAAATLFAGQAAAAPVPAAAPTAVTAPAAATAEPSAAKYFVGHGYGPLNIATRASWDSAYAQAVNEGYQTSRCARSAGPHAMPIGGNGYYQVAVEIYCVPAPPAGSGQIVGVHSGKCLDVKGAGRTDGTPIQIYDCNGTDAQAWKLESDGTVRALGRCMDVQYGKTENGSHIGLNSCHQGLNQKWEQLPGGLLRSVHSGKCLDALGWATGNGARVGIWDCTPTHTNQQWRGAALGT